In the genome of Aedes aegypti strain LVP_AGWG chromosome 2, AaegL5.0 Primary Assembly, whole genome shotgun sequence, the window GAATCGAAACGTTGGAGCAGAGAAGACGTAGAGCGCAAGCTGTTTTTGCGGCTAAGCTGATCGTTGGTGATATCGACTCTCCGGAGTTACTAAGGCAATTGAATATATATGCACCTGAACGAGTAATAAGGAAACGCAACTTTCTTCAACTCGTGCCTCGCAATCGTTTGTATGTCATGAATGAAACTCTTCGTGCTTCTGCTGAGGCCTTTTCGGCTTTTGGTTTTAATTTGccttttattagttttatccgtAGATTGTCATTTAGctagatttttatgttttttttttcattaagacaAATAAATGTGAGATGAATTACAACttcaattaataaataaataaataaataaataaaaaaaggtcTACATATTCGGCCATTTTTCTTAGAGATCCTGGAACATGATTCtatttattttcgattttaaaTGTGGTCGTTCAGTCCCGAGGACAAAGAGAAGGCAACCGAATTCAATAACATGTTATTTATGAAAAGTAATAATAGGCAAGATACCAGATATgataataaataagtaatttcctttcactgttttgttacAGTGTATCATTTATAACATTCGTAATAATGTTTTTAATGCTTGGTAGCTTTGCCCGAAAATCTCGCTAGTCGATTCGACTTCAATCCTCTTTCGAGATCTTTCGAAGAAATGATTATTCTTACATGCTATTTGTTGTACAGTTGGATTTTTTACGTAGTCATGAATTCCTATAAGgtttaaaatttaatcccaCAGAATTGGGAAGGCCCAACTAACAGGAACAATCAAACTGCTTCCCCGTTCATACTGTCGTCAAGTAGTTTTTGATTAGGAAATTCAAGCAAGTTTTACATGAGTGTGATTGTTTTCAGTAATGATTGGGTGCAACCTTGCAATGAACGTGGGAGACTGATTTAATCTTACATTTATTCTGGAATATCTACCAATTCTGGTTTAGTACGGCCGTTGTCGCTGGTCGCGATTTCTGTCGCCTCCACGCATGGCACCACCAATTCTGCCGCCATATCGTCAATCGCGATTACCACCACCGAATCCACCACGACCGCCTCCACCGCTGTTTCTTGGACCGCCGCCGAACGATCCTCGGCCACCACCACGGCCTCCAAAACCACCACCGCCGCCGCCACCTCCGCCTCCAGCGACATCATCACCTTTCGGAGCCTTACACCGATTGCATTCGTTTCGCCAGGCAAAGTTCTTATTGCTGCAATCTCCGCAGGTCCAATATCCTTCACGTTCCTGGCCACCACCACCtccgccgccgccgccaccgCTTCCGAAGCGGCCACCACCCTGCTGGCCACCTCCGCGAGAGCCGCCTCGGTCACCACCATCCCGATCACCATAGCCTCCGCGATCTCCACCACGGCCGCCGAATCCGCCCTTGTTGAAACTACCACGGCTTCCTCCCTTGTTCTGCCAGGTGTTGTACCGCTGGGCGAGTGAAACTTTCACAACCGATTCTTTGAATTCCTTGTTGTCGAACCAACCGGACTGCGCGGCATTGGTGTCCTCGTAGGTGACGGTGGCCTCTCCCTTCATATTGCCAGTTTCCTTATCCTTGTACATCCAGAGCTTGGGCTTCATGGTGCGTTTGTCTTTCTTGATCACACCGATCGATCCGAAGCGTTCGGTAATTTCTTCTTTGGTCGTTTCCGTATTCATGCCCTGAATGAAGATCGTATCCTCTTGGGTGACCATTTCACCACTATCTGCTTTATTATTATAACTACCCTTGTTGCCGGCGCCACTGCTGTAGCCACCGGATTGGTTACCACCTCGAGGTCCACCGTTTCCGTAGCCACCGCCGCCACCTCCGCGGTTTCCTCCTCCGTCGCGGTTTCCACCGCCGTATCCTCCGTGACACCGGAATTGTAATCATTTTGCGCACCGTAGCCGCCGCCTGCCGAGCTCTGGGATTGGTTGCCATAGCCGCCGACCGAAGGGGGAGGAGCATTATAGCCACCGGCACTTCCGCCGCCGCCACCACCCCCTCCCATCGGAAGAGGCTGGCTGAAATTGGCCGACGAAAGCGACGGCGGAGGAACCGAAAATTGCATCGGACCGCCGAAATCCTGCGGAGCACCGTAGCCGGAATATTGGTCAGCCATTCATTTATTAGTTTATCCGTAGATTGTCATTTAGctagatttttatgttttttttttcattaagacaAATAAATGTGAGATGAATTACAACttcaattaataaataaataaataaataaataaaaaaaggtcTACATATTCGGCCATTTTTCTTAGAGATCCTGGAACATGATTCtatttattttcgattttaaaTGTGGTCGTTCAGTCCCGAGGACAAAGAGAAGGCAACCGAATTCAATAACATGTTATTTATGAAAAGTAATAATAGGCAAGATACCAGATATgataataaataagtaatttcctttcactgttttgttacAGTGTATCATTTATAACATTCGTAATAATGTTTTTAATGCTTGGTAGCTTTGCCCGAAAATCTCGCTAGTCGATTCGACTTCAATCCTCTTTCGAGATCTTTCGAAGAAATGATTATTCTTACATGCTATTTGTTGTACAGTTGGATTTTTTACGTAGTCATGAATTCCTATAAGgtttaaaatttaatcccaCAGAATTGGGAAGGCCCAACTAACAGGAACAATCAAACTGCTTCCCCGTTCATACTGTCGTCAAGTAGTTTTTGATTAGGAAATTCAAGCAAGTTTTACATGAGTGTGATTGTTTTCAGTAATGATTGGGTGCAACCTTGCAATGAACGTGGGAGACTGATTTAATCTTACATTTATTCTGGAATATCTACCAATTCTGGTTTAGTACGGCCGTTGTCGCTGGTCGCGATTTCTGTCGCCTCCACGCATGGCACCACCAATTCTGCCGCCATATCGTCAATCGCGATTACCACCACCGAATCCACCACGACCGCCTCCACCGCTGTTTCTTGGACCGCCGCCGAACGATCCTCGGCCACCACCACGGCCTCCAAAACCACCACCGCCGCCGCCACCTCCGCCTCCAGCGACATCATCACCTTTCGGAGCCTTACACCGATTGCATTCGTTTCGCCAGGCAAAGTTCTTATTGCTGCAATCTCCGCAGGTCCAATATCCTTCACGTTCCTGGCCACCACCACCtccgccgccgccgccaccgCTTCCGAAGCGGCCACCACCCTGCTGGCCACCTCCGCGAGAGCCGCCTCGGTCACCACCATCCCGATCACCATAGCCTCCGCGATCTCCACCACGGCCGCCGAATCCGCCCTTGTTGAAACTACCACGGCTTCCTCCCTTGTTCTGCCAGGTGTTGTACCGCTGGGCGAGTGAAACTTTCACAACCGATTCTTTGAATTCCTTGTTGTCGAACCAACCGGACTGCGCGGCATTGGTGTCCTCGTAGGTGACGGTGGCCTCTCCCTTCATATTGCCAGTTTCCTTATCCTTGTACATCCAGAGCTTGGGCTTCATGGTGCGTTTGTCTTTCTTGATCACACCGATCGATCCGAAGCGTTCGGTAATTTCTTCTTTGGTCGTTTCCGTATTCATGCCCTGAATGAAGATCGTATCCTCTTGGGTGACCATTTCACCACTATCTGCTTTATTATTATAACTACCCTTGTTGCCGGCGCCACTGCTGTAGCCACCGGATTGGTTACCACCTCGAGGTCCACCGTTTCCGTAGCCACCGCCGCCACCTCCGCGGTTTCCTCCTCCGTCGCGGTT includes:
- the LOC5566429 gene encoding RNA-binding protein cabeza, whose product is MADQYSGYGAPQDFGGPMQFSVPPPSLSSANFSQPLPMGGGGGGGGSAGGYNAPPPSVGGYGNQSQSSAGGGYGYGGGNRDGGGNRGGGGGGYGNGGPRGGNQSGGYSSGAGNKGSYNNKADSGEMVTQEDTIFIQGMNTETTKEEITERFGSIGVIKKDKRTMKPKLWMYKDKETGNMKGEATVTYEDTNAAQSGWFDNKEFKESVVKVSLAQRYNTWQNKGGSRGSFNKGGFGGRGGDRGGYGDRDGGDRGGSRGGGQQGGGRFGSGGGGGGGGGGQEREGYWTCGDCSNKNFAWRNECNRCKAPKGGGGQEREGYWTCGDCSNKNFAWRNECNRCKAPKGDDVAGGGGGGGGGGFGGRGGGRGSFGGGPRNSGGGGRGGFGGGNRD